The Gemmatimonadota bacterium region TACAAGCCCCGCAACAAGCGTCGCGTGGCCAAGCACGGGTTCCGGAACCGGATGGAAGACCGTTGGGGTCGCGCCGTCCTGTCCCGCCGCCGCAAGAAGGGTCGGAAGGCCTTGACGGTTTCCATCGGCTCGAAGCACGCCCGCGTCTGACCGACGACGAGCGCTTTCCGCGCTCGCGTCGGTTGGTCCGCAGTGACGAGGTCCGCCGGGTCTTCCGGAGTGGACAGCGGAGCCGCCACCCCTCGGTGGACATTCATTGGAAGGCCGGCGAATCGGGCCATCCGCGTCTCGGACTCGTTACCCCGAAGTTCCGACAGACCGCGGTGGCCCGCAATCGTATTCGGCGGTGGCTGAAGGAGCTGTGGCGACGCGAGCTTCAGTCTTCCCTCCCCGCCCTGGACGTCGTGATCCGGGCGCGTCCGGAGGTGTATGCCACCAGCTATGCCGCCCTCCGGCTGGAACTGCTGGCCTGGTGCGCCGAGCGGGCCGAGTGACCACCCCCCCGCCGGTCCCTGAAACGCCCGAGGCACCGACCCCGTCAGGTCCAGCCCGTGCCCTTGCCCTCCTTATTCGCGGCTATCAGCGCTTCATTTCACCGGCTCTCCCCCCGGCGTGTCGATTCGCGCCGAGCTGTTCCCAGTACGCCCTGGAGGCGGTGCGCCGCCACGGGGCCCTGGCTGGGGGGTGGCTGGCCATCAAACGGGTCGCCCGCTGCCATCCCTGGCATCCGGGTGGTTATGACCCGGTTCCCTGACCTGTGAGCTGCTCGTGAACGATCGTAGGCCGTTGATCGCGATCGCGTTGATTCTGGTAATCGCCGTTACGCCGATGTTCCTGAAGCGCCCTGCCCCGCTGCCAGGGGCCGCCGATTCGTCGGTCGTCGCCAAGGCAGGTGGGCCCGCCCCGCTCGCGGGGGCGACCGATTCGCCTTCGACGATGCAGGCGGCCCCGGCCGGCGACAGCGCCGCGTCGGTCGTGCGCGTCCCCGAGCGCGTCGTCTCGGTGCGGTCGCCGCTCTATCGCTACGGCATCTCGACGCGCGGCGGGCAGTTCGTCTCGTCACGCTTCCAGTCGTACACCACCATGTACCCGAGCGACACGCTTGCCTCGGGCAAGCGCGACACACTCGAGCTGCTGCGCGCCGACGCGCCCCTGCTGACCGGCAAGCTGGTCGTCTCGGGCGACACGGTGCATCTCGACCGGATCGACTTCACCGCGAGCGCCGATTCGTTGGTGGCGGTCGACGCGCCAGCGACGCTGACGCTCAACGGGCAGTCCGGGCGCTATGCGATCGCGCTGCGCTACGAGTTCGCGCCGGATGACTATCGCGTCCGGGTGAGCGGCACCGTCACCGGCCTCGCCGGCACCGGCGCTACCCTGCTCCTCGGCCTTGCCGACGGCTTCCGCGAGACGGAAGACGACACGGTCGCCAATCATCGCGAGAGCGGCGTCGTCACCAAGCTCGACAAGACCACGCTCACCCGCTTCTCGTCGCTGGAAGTGGGCGAGTCGCGCGTCCTCAACGGCCCGTTCGAGTGGGTCGCCGTCAAGTCGAAGTACTTCGTCGCCGGCCTCTTCGCGTATGACAGCACCGCCGTCGGTGGCGCGCGCGGCCTGATCGGCGCGGTGCGGGCGCACGCCCGGCAGACCAACATCAAGACGCCAACGCGCGCGGAAGTCGTGGCGTCGGTCGTGGTGCCGCCCAGCGGACAGTTCGGCTGGTCGCTCTTCCTCGGCCCGATGGAATACGACCACCTCACCCGCGCAGGGCACGATTTCGACGACGTGAATCCCTACGGCTGGCCGGGTTTCCGCACCGTGATCCGCCCGTTCGCCGTCGGGATCCGCAGCTTCTTCGTCTGGCTGCACTCGTCGACCGGCCTGAGCTACGGCTGGGTGATCGTCATCTTCGGCATCCTGGTGCGCCTGCTGCTCTGGCCGCTCAACCAGAAGGCGATGCGCTCGATGGTCGCCATGCAGGCGATCCAGCCGCAGCTCACCGCGCTGCAGACGCGCTACAAGGAAGACCCGCAGCGGCAGCAGGCGGAGATGTTCAAGCTGTACAAGGAGAACAAGGTCAATCCATTCGGCGGCTGCTGGCCGATGCTGTTGCCCTACCCCTTGCTCCTGGCCGTCTTCTTCGTGCTCGCGAACACGATCGAATTGCGCGGTGTCCCCTTCCTCTGGATGACGGACCTCTCGCGCTTCGACCCGCTCTACATCATCCCGGTGATCATGGCCGTGTCGATGTTCGCCGTCTCCAAGATCGGCCAGATGGGGATGCCGCCGAATCCGCAGGCGAAGATGATGATGTATATGATGCCGGTGATGATGCTGGTGCTCTTCTCGCGCTTCGCGGCCGGGTTGAACCTGTACTACACCATCCAGAACATCGTCTCGCTGCCGCAGCAATGGATGATCATGAAGGAGCGGAAGAAGTTGGTGCCGAAGGCGGCGCCGGCGGTTGAGGTGAAGACGAAGGGAAGTCGTTAGTCGTTGGTCGTTAGTCGTTAGTTGTTAGAGGTGAGAGGTGAGACGTCGCCCGCGTGGGCAGGCGTCTCACCTCTTACCTTTCACCCGACACCCCTAATGACCAACGACTAACGACTAACGACCCTCACCGATGCCCAACGGCTCCACAATCGTTGCAGTCGCCACCGCCCCAGGCCTCGGCGCCATCGCCGTCGTGCGCCTGGCGGGTCCGGAGGCGTTCCCGGTGGCGCAGCAGCTCGCGCCGGCGCTGGAGGGTGGCCGTCCTCGTGAGGCGCAGCTGGTGGCGCTAGTCGGGTCGGACGGCGAGGCGATCGATCAGGCCCTGGTGACCTGCTTCCCGGCGCCGCACTCCTTCACCGGTGACGACACGGTGGAGTTCTCGGTGCATGGTGGCGCCCTGGTGCCGGGGTTGGTCGTCGCGGCGATCGTGGCGGCCGGGGCGCGGCCGGCGGACCCGGGAGAATTCACCCGGCGGGCGGTGCTCAACGGCAAACTCGACCTGTTGCAGGCCGAGGCCGTCGGCGACCTCATCTCGGCGACCGCCCCGGGGCAGGCAAGGGTGGCGCTGCGGCAGCTCGATGGCGCACTCTCGAGGCGGATTGCCGCCCTTCGTGAGGAGATGCTCCAGACCCAGGCCCTGCTGGCCTACGCGGTCGACTTTCCCGAAGAGGACGACGGACCGGTCGCCCCCGAGCGGCCGGTGGCGGCCGTACGCGGACTCATCGCGCAGCTCGAGGGGCTGCTGGCGACCGCGGCCGATGGTGAGCGGGTGCGGCAAGGCGCCCTCGTGGTCCTGGCCGGACCACCCAACGCCGGCAAGTCGACCCTCTTCAATGCCCTCCTCGGCAGCGAGCGTGCCTTGGTCACCGAGATCCCCGGCACCACCCGCGACGCGATCGAGGCCGATACCACGGTCGGGGGCTGGCCCGTGCGCCTGGTTGATACCGCGGGCCTCCGCGATAGCCACGACCGGCTTGAGGCGATGGGCGTCGAAGTGTCGTTGCGCTACCTAGCGGCTGCGGATATCGTGCTTTACTGCAATGAGTTAGCAGAAGACACCAAAAGAAGTGAATATTCATTTAGTCATTCTTGCGAAGTGGTGCCGCTGGTAACAAAGTCAGACCGTAGTGTTGGTGTACTACGGGGTACTACTAACTACACCTTTGTCTCCTCCCACACTGGCGATGGCATCGCCGACCTCCGACGCCTCCTCGCCGAGCGCCTCTTCGGTGCCGTGGGGCGCTCCGCCGATGATGGCGGCCTCCTCACCAGGGCTCGGCATCGAGCCGCCATCGAGACCGGGCTGGTGGCGCTGCGGCTCGCCCACGCAGAGCTCGGGGCAGGGGAGGTTGTGCTGGGGGCGCACCAGCTGCAAGAGGCGGTGGCTGCGCTGGATGGATTGATTGGGGTGGTGGATCGGGAGGAGGTGTTCGATCGGGTGTTTACGGGGTTCTGCATCGGCAAGTAGGGGCGACGCATGCGTCGCCCTTACACATGGCGCGATCGGCGCGGAGGGAGGGCGCATGCGTCGCCCTTACACATGGCGCGATCGGCGCGGAGGGAGGGCGCATGCGTCGCCCTGCCAGCCCGCGCGCCAGGCTACACGAGCGCCCGCCGCTTCAGTAGCTCGTATTGCTCCACCACCATTCGCGCCGCGTTGTCGGGTAGCACATCGAGCACCAGGACGCCGTGGGCCCGCATCTCGGCCAACGCCCCCTCGCGCGCCTCCAGCAATTCTTCGGCAGCGGCGCGTTCATACGCCTCCTCCACCTGCAGCGGCCGCCGGGTCGCGATCCGTTCGAGCGCGGTGTCGCGGAGCGTGACCGCCAGAGGCAGGTGGCGCGGGCGGAGTGCGCCCGCCTGGGCCACGACGGCATCACTCGCGGTGCGGTCGACGACGTCGGTGAAGAGCACCGTGAGCCCGCGCTTGCGGTGGCGCGCGGCGAGGTAGGCAAACGCCGCCGGGTAGTCGGGCTCGACCATCCGCCCCTCGATCGTGGCCAGCGCGTCGAGCACTTGCCGCAGGGCGCGCCGGCCGCGGGCCGGCGGGATGAAGCGCATCACCTGGTCGGCAAAGACAAAGAGCCCGATGTTGTCGTCGTGCAGGACCGCGCTGTGCGCCAGCTCCAGCGCGGCGTCGATCGCCGCCTCGAGCCGAGGACGCCCCTCGCTCTCGGCGGTCAGCAGCCGGCCGGCATCGATCATCATCAACACCTGCTGCCGACGTTCATCCTCGTAGCGCCGCACCATCAACTTGCCGCGGCGTGCCGTCGCCTTCCAGTCGATCGAGCGCGTTTCCTCGCCCGGCACCCACTCGTGCAGGCTCTCGAAGACGCGCCCCTCGCCCAACCGGCGCACGGTGCGTTGCCCCGCTTCGCGCCGGCGTTGCGCTTGCGTCGGCAGCGCGCGGATCGCGGCATGGCGCAGGTTGGGATACACCGTCACGCTCCACGGGAGCAGGCGAGTGGCTTGCCGCCACGCCAGCCCCCAGCGGCCGAGGCCGCGGAGATGCACCAGTCCCGCGGTGGCCTTGCCCCGCCGAGCGGGGGTGAAGGCCAGTTCCTCATGTGCGGTGCCAGTTGCCGGCAGCAGCAACATGCGCGTCCGGTCGCCGGGCCAGTCGAGCGGGGCAGGGAGTTCCTCGCGCACCAGCAACTGCACCGGACGTGAGCGGGGGTTGTTCCACGCGTAGTGCACCGGCAGGGTCCGGCCCACGGAGAATGCCGGCGGCGCGTCGCGGGTGACTGGCCATTCCTCGAGCGGCAGTGAGGCCGCGTCGCGGGCGTCGAGGAGGAAGGCCAGCACCCAGAGCAGGTCGAGCGTCAGCCACACCACACCGGCCGCCGGCCACCAGATGGCCAGCGGGGCGACGGCGGCGAGTGCCGCGGCGACCAGGAACCAGCGACGCGAGGGGAGGATCACCCGCGCGGCGCCTCAATGCGCTGGATCAGCGTCGACAAGGCATCGTCCGCCGAGACCCCTTCGAGTTCGAGTTCTGGCGCGACGACGACCCGGTGCCGCAACACGGCCGGCGCGAGCCGCTTCACGTCGTCGGGGGTGACGTACTCGCGTCCATCGACGAGCGCGGCCGCCTGCGCCACCTTGAGCAACGCGACACTTGCCCGCGGCGACGCGCCGAGGGTGAGCGCCGGTGCATTGCGGGTCGCTCGCACCAGTGCCGTGATGTACTCGACCAGCGGCAACTCGACCCGTACGCGCCGCACCGCCGCCCGCAGCGTGGCCAACCCCGTCGCGTCGAGCACCTGCTGGATGCCGAACGTCGCCACCGAGGAGGAGTCGAAGCCCCCGAGCACCCGATGCAGGACACCGCTTTCGACATCGGCCTCGGGGTAGCCGAGCGTGCTCTTGATCAGGAAGCGATCGAGTTCCGCCTCGGGGAGCGGATAGGTCCCCTCGAATTCGATCGGATTCTGGGTGGCGAAGACGGTGAACGAGGCGCTCATCGGGTGACTGGTGCCGTCCACGGTGACGCTGCGCTCGCCCATTGCCTCGAGCAGTGCCGCCTGCGTCTTGGCCGGCGCGCGATTGATCTCGTCGGCGAGCACCAGGTCGGCGAACAATGGCCCGGCGCGAAAGGTGAAGTCACCGCTCGCGTTGAGGATGCTCACCCCGGTGATGTCGGAGGGCATCAGGTCGGCGGTGAACTGGATCCGGCGAAACGCCAGGCCGAGCGCCTCGTTGAACGCGCGGACCAGAAGGGTCTTGGCGGTGCCCGGGGGCCCTTCGAGCAGGACGTGTCCGGCAGCGAGGAGCGCATGGAGCGACTCGCGAACGACCACCTCCTGGCCCAGCACGACGCGTTGAATTTCGGTGAGCACGCGGCTCGCGGTCTCGGCGTGTGCGACAGCCTCATCGGCTGTCAGGTGCGAATGCTCTGCCACAACTCCTCCGCGGCGTTCGCCGCTTGCAAGACGCTCGACGCCGGTTGCCCGGGTGTCGTCAGGTGGATCAGGGTGTCGAGCGCGCGGCGGCCTTCGGCCGTCGTGGTGTTGCCATCCTGCTCGACCAGCCAGCGACGCCAATCGCCACGAGACCGCAGCGCCGTTGGCGTCAAGCGACGACGCAGTCCGCGCACGATGGCGCCAATGGCCTCGTCGTGGCCCTTCGCCGCCGAGAGGGCGGTGGCCAGGGCGCGCAG contains the following coding sequences:
- the yidC gene encoding membrane protein insertase YidC yields the protein MNDRRPLIAIALILVIAVTPMFLKRPAPLPGAADSSVVAKAGGPAPLAGATDSPSTMQAAPAGDSAASVVRVPERVVSVRSPLYRYGISTRGGQFVSSRFQSYTTMYPSDTLASGKRDTLELLRADAPLLTGKLVVSGDTVHLDRIDFTASADSLVAVDAPATLTLNGQSGRYAIALRYEFAPDDYRVRVSGTVTGLAGTGATLLLGLADGFRETEDDTVANHRESGVVTKLDKTTLTRFSSLEVGESRVLNGPFEWVAVKSKYFVAGLFAYDSTAVGGARGLIGAVRAHARQTNIKTPTRAEVVASVVVPPSGQFGWSLFLGPMEYDHLTRAGHDFDDVNPYGWPGFRTVIRPFAVGIRSFFVWLHSSTGLSYGWVIVIFGILVRLLLWPLNQKAMRSMVAMQAIQPQLTALQTRYKEDPQRQQAEMFKLYKENKVNPFGGCWPMLLPYPLLLAVFFVLANTIELRGVPFLWMTDLSRFDPLYIIPVIMAVSMFAVSKIGQMGMPPNPQAKMMMYMMPVMMLVLFSRFAAGLNLYYTIQNIVSLPQQWMIMKERKKLVPKAAPAVEVKTKGSR
- a CDS encoding DUF58 domain-containing protein: MILPSRRWFLVAAALAAVAPLAIWWPAAGVVWLTLDLLWVLAFLLDARDAASLPLEEWPVTRDAPPAFSVGRTLPVHYAWNNPRSRPVQLLVREELPAPLDWPGDRTRMLLLPATGTAHEELAFTPARRGKATAGLVHLRGLGRWGLAWRQATRLLPWSVTVYPNLRHAAIRALPTQAQRRREAGQRTVRRLGEGRVFESLHEWVPGEETRSIDWKATARRGKLMVRRYEDERRQQVLMMIDAGRLLTAESEGRPRLEAAIDAALELAHSAVLHDDNIGLFVFADQVMRFIPPARGRRALRQVLDALATIEGRMVEPDYPAAFAYLAARHRKRGLTVLFTDVVDRTASDAVVAQAGALRPRHLPLAVTLRDTALERIATRRPLQVEEAYERAAAEELLEAREGALAEMRAHGVLVLDVLPDNAARMVVEQYELLKRRALV
- a CDS encoding MoxR family ATPase; this translates as MGRLATRGRRRPDAAVRRLPLRTDRCPHRPAAAQSDRASARPGHRPLGGEGPRRGHWRHRARTASSLDANGAAVSWRLASLAGRAGWQHHDGRRPPRARHPDPPDDTRATGVERLASGERRGGVVAEHSHLTADEAVAHAETASRVLTEIQRVVLGQEVVVRESLHALLAAGHVLLEGPPGTAKTLLVRAFNEALGLAFRRIQFTADLMPSDITGVSILNASGDFTFRAGPLFADLVLADEINRAPAKTQAALLEAMGERSVTVDGTSHPMSASFTVFATQNPIEFEGTYPLPEAELDRFLIKSTLGYPEADVESGVLHRVLGGFDSSSVATFGIQQVLDATGLATLRAAVRRVRVELPLVEYITALVRATRNAPALTLGASPRASVALLKVAQAAALVDGREYVTPDDVKRLAPAVLRHRVVVAPELELEGVSADDALSTLIQRIEAPRG
- the rnpA gene encoding ribonuclease P protein component, with translation MVRSDEVRRVFRSGQRSRHPSVDIHWKAGESGHPRLGLVTPKFRQTAVARNRIRRWLKELWRRELQSSLPALDVVIRARPEVYATSYAALRLELLAWCAERAE
- the yidD gene encoding membrane protein insertion efficiency factor YidD produces the protein MTTPPPVPETPEAPTPSGPARALALLIRGYQRFISPALPPACRFAPSCSQYALEAVRRHGALAGGWLAIKRVARCHPWHPGGYDPVP
- the rpmH gene encoding 50S ribosomal protein L34 translates to MMPTYKPRNKRRVAKHGFRNRMEDRWGRAVLSRRRKKGRKALTVSIGSKHARV
- the mnmE gene encoding tRNA uridine-5-carboxymethylaminomethyl(34) synthesis GTPase MnmE, yielding MPNGSTIVAVATAPGLGAIAVVRLAGPEAFPVAQQLAPALEGGRPREAQLVALVGSDGEAIDQALVTCFPAPHSFTGDDTVEFSVHGGALVPGLVVAAIVAAGARPADPGEFTRRAVLNGKLDLLQAEAVGDLISATAPGQARVALRQLDGALSRRIAALREEMLQTQALLAYAVDFPEEDDGPVAPERPVAAVRGLIAQLEGLLATAADGERVRQGALVVLAGPPNAGKSTLFNALLGSERALVTEIPGTTRDAIEADTTVGGWPVRLVDTAGLRDSHDRLEAMGVEVSLRYLAAADIVLYCNELAEDTKRSEYSFSHSCEVVPLVTKSDRSVGVLRGTTNYTFVSSHTGDGIADLRRLLAERLFGAVGRSADDGGLLTRARHRAAIETGLVALRLAHAELGAGEVVLGAHQLQEAVAALDGLIGVVDREEVFDRVFTGFCIGK